GCTGCCGACCTTCGCCGGCCGAAATCTCATCCAGGATCTGATCTTCCTGTTCTACATGCTGGCATTGGCGCAATGCTGGAATCTGCTTGCGGGCTATGCCGGCCTGATCTCGGTCGGCCAGCAGGCGTTCGTCGGACTGGGCGGCTATGTCCTGTTCGCGCTGACGCTGGTCGCCGGTTTCAATCCGCTGCTTGCGATTCCGGTCGCGGGCATCGTGTCGGCAGCACTCGCCTTGCCGACGGCGCTGATCGTCTTCCGCCTGCGTGGCGCCTATTTCGCGATCGGCACCTGGGTGGTGGCCGAGGTCTATCGTCTCGGCTTTGCGCAAGTGAAGGCGCTCGGCGGCGGCACCGGGACCTCGCTTACTCCATCCGTCACCTCGTCCGTGCCTGGCATTGAGTGGATCAAGACTTTGCTCGATGTGCGCACGCCCGCCGCGCGCGACATTGCCTCGTACTGGCTTGCGCTGGCGTTGGTGGTCGGCACACTCGCCTTCGTCTATCTCCTGCTGCGCTCGCGCCACGGCCTGGCGCTGGGTGCGATCCGCGACCGCGAGGCTGCGGCTGCGAGCCTCGGCGTCGACATCACCCGCATCAAGCTCGCCGTCTATGTCGCGACCGCGGCCGTGACCGGGATGATCGGCGCGCTGATCTACCTTCAAAAGGCGCGTATCTCGCCGGACGCTGCCTTCTCGGTGCTCGATTGGACCGCCTATGTCATCTTCATCACGGTGATCGGGGGCATCGGGACCATCGAAGGTCCGATCATCGGCGCAGTCGTCTTCTACCTGGTGCAGCGCTACCTTGCCGATTTTGGTGCCTGGTACCTCATCCTTCTCGGCACCCTCGGGATCCTCGTCATGCTGTTCGCCCCTCGCGGGCTTTGGGGCCTGCTTTCCGGGCGATATGATCTGACGCTGTTCCCGACCCGGCGCCGTCTGGAGACAAGCCAGACGAATGAGGACCAGAGCTGATTCTCCCGCAAAATCTCCGGAATGTGGGCGATTGCCGCTAGTTCGCAGGTATTAGGCCCGGAACGGCCGCTTTAACGCACCATTATGCTGCAATGCGGTATAAGCATGCTGCTATGCAATGGCATGCATGGACATTGGCATCTGGTATACATAGAACATCCTTCGAAATGAGACAGCAATACTGACTGTCTTGAGAAAGGAATTCCGATGTCCAAGACCGCTTCCGTCGCGCTCGCGCCCCCCGCTTCGCTGTTCGCCCGCTTCATGGCCGCCATCGACCGCTTCCTGATGGCGAGCGCCGAGATCTCCAACCAGAACGGCGACCTGCCCCGCTTCGGCCTGTAAGCGGCATCTGAGATCGCCGCGCGTCGAATTGTCGCGCCGGTTGTAATTTCTGCGAATTCCTACTTTTGAAGAATGGCTCCGCGCTGCGGGGCCATTTCTATTTGGGATAAGGCACATTCGTGCAGCCTCGCGAACGAGGTTGCGTCATAAGCGCACAATGGGCCTCGCGCGCTTGATGCTTGGCATAATGAATACAAGAATGCCGCCAACGCTCGCTCAAAAAACAGAAGCGCTCATTGGAGGATTCATGACGGACATGGTGCAGGCCACATCAGGCCCTTCAGCCGCACGCGTCAGCGATACGTATCGCTGGGCACAATTGGCGATCGGCGTGGCGGCGATGGTGATGATCGCCAACTACCAATATGGCTGGACGTTCTTCGTCCCCGACATTCAGAAGACGTTCGGTTGGGATCGCGCCTCGATCCAATGGGCGTTTACACTGTTTGTTTTGTTCGAGACCTGGCTGGTGCCGGTCGAAGGATGGTTTGTCGATAAATATGGTCCGCGCATCGTCGTGCTGGTCGGCGGCGTGCTCTGCGCGATCGGCTGGGCGGTCAACGCGCAGGCCACCACGCTCAACGGCTACTATCTCGGCATGATCATCGCGGGCATCGGCGCTGGCGGCGTCTACGGCACCTGCGTCGGCAATGCGCTGAAATGGTTTCCCGACAAGCGCGGTCTTGCGGCGGGCATCACCGCCGCGGGCTTCGGCGCGGGCTCTGCGCTGACCGTCGCGCCGATCCAGGCCATGATCAAGGACAGCGGTTTTCAGACCACCTTCCTCTATTTCGGCCTCGGACAAGGCATCATCATCTGCATCCTCGCCTTCTTCCTGCTGGCGCCGAAGCCTGGCCAGGTGCCGAACGTCGTGGCGAATGCCGCGCTTGCGCAGAGCCGCCGCAACTACCAGCCGACGGAAGTTCTGCGTCAGCCGATCTTCTGGCTGATGTACTTCATGTTCGTGATCGTCGGCGCAGGCGGGCTAATGGTGACGGCGAATCTGAAGCCGATCGCGGTCGACTGGAAGGTCGACGCCGTGCCCGTGACGCTGATCGGCATGACCATGACCGCAGTGACCTTCGCAGCGACCATCGACCGCGTGCTCAACGGATTGACGCGTCCGTTCTTCGGCTGGATCTCCGACATGATCGGCCGCGAGAACACGATGTTCATCGCTTTCGGCATGGAGGGCGTCGGCATCTGGATGCTCTACCTCTGGGGCCACGATCCGATCTGGTTCGTGATCCTCTCGGGCTTCGTGTTCTTTGCCTGGGGCGAGATCTACTCGCTATTCCCCTCGACCTGCACCGACACGTTCGGCGCGAAGTTCGCGACCACCAATGCCGGCCTGCTCTACACCGCCAAGGGCACCGCTGCGCTATTGGTGCCGCTGGCGAACTATGTGCAGCAAAGCTCCGGCCATTGGGACAATGTCTTCATCCTGGCTGCCGGCGCCAACATCCTGGCCTCGCTGCTGGCGCTCGTGGTGCTGAAACCCTGGCGCAAGGCCGTAGTCGCGCATTCGACCATCTGACCTCGCACCGCAACATAAAGCTTGCGCCTCGCGCCCGGCCTCACCGCCGGGCGTTTTTATTTTCCCGAATACACCTTGATACCGTAAACCCGAAGGAACCCTGCACTTTTCTTGGGCTTGCTCCCAAGATAGGGCTTGCTTTCTGGAATATGGTATACCAAGTTGCGTGCCGCGCTTGCGACCATAAGCCACAATATTTGCGACACTCCGTCATATGGGCGGCGGCTGTCGTGACCAGACAGGCGCTTGGGAGGTTGTTGATGATGTCCAGCACGGACGGCGCGGTGACAGCTGCGCCCCTACGAACCGGTTTCCGTTGGCTCCAGCTCGCAATGGGCATCGTCTGCATGGCGATGATCGCGAACCTGCAATATGGCTGGACGCTGTTCGTCGATCCGATCGACGCCAAGTACCATTGGGGTCGCGCCGCGATCCAGCTCGCCTTCACCATCTTTGTCGTCACCGAGACCTGGCTGGTGCCGGTCGAGGCATGGTTCGTCGACAAATACGGCCCGCGCATCGTCATCATGTTCGGCGGCGTGATGATCGCACTCTCCTGGCTGCTCAACTCCTACGCCGATAGCCTTCCCCTGCTCTACACCGCCGCAGTCGTCGGCGGCATAGGCGCGGGCGCGGTGTACGGCACCTGCGTCGGCAACGCGCTGAAATGGTTTCCTGATCGCCGCGGCCTCGCCGCCGGTGCGACCGCGGCTGGCTTCGGTGCGGGCGCGGCCCTCACCGTGGTGCCGATCGCGGCCATGATCGCATCGTCAGGCTATCAGCACGCGTTCCTCACCTTCGGCATCGGCCAGGGTGTGATCGTGTTCGTGCTCGCCTTCTTCATCCAGCCGCCGCGGCTCTCGATCCCGCCGAAGAAGAAGCAGCTCAACCTGCCGCAGACCAAGATCGACTTCACGCCGCCGCAAGTGCTGCGCGCTCCCATTTTCTGGGTGATGTATCTGGTTTTCGTCATGGTCGCCTCGGGCGGCCTGATGACCGCGGCCCAGATCGCGCCGATCGCGCACGACTTCAAGATCGCCACGACGCCAGTCTCGCTCGCCGGCTTCCAGATGGCGGCGTTGACGTTCGCGATCTCGCTCGACCGCATCTTCGACGGCTTCGGCCGCCCGTTCTTCGGCTTCGTGTCCGACACGATCGGGCGTGAGAACACCATGTTCATCGCCTTCGGCACCGCCGCCTTGATGCTGCTGACCTTGTCGGCCTACGGTCACGTCCCGATCGTGTTCGTGCTCGCGACCGCGGTCTATTTCGGCGTGTTCGGCGAAATCTACTCGCTGTTCCCCGCCACCTGCGGCGACACCTTCGGCTCGAAGTTCGCGACCACCAACAACGGCATGCTCTACACCGCGAAGGGCACCGCATCGCTACTGGTCCCGCTGGCAAGCGTGATCTCGAGCGCCTATGGCTGGAAGGCCGTGTTCGTGGTGGCCGTGGCGCTGAACGCGACGGCCGCGCTGATGGCGCTGTTCGTGATCAAGCCGCTGCGCCGGTCGTTCATCCTGGGCAACGAGGCCGAGAGCACCAGTCCCGCAACTGCCAATGCCGAGACCCGTGCCAAGACCGGGACGGCGTAAACCGCCAGCGGTCGGCAAGACGATTAAAGAGGGGCGCAGCGATGCGCCCCTTTTTCTTTGCCGTGCCCCTCCGCGGGTGGTGACAAACGTCAGCAATGCTGCCGCAAGATTTTTCGGATCAACCAAATCCAGCGCTTGACGATTGGCATTATGTATACCACACTTCTCCCATCGCTCACCCAGGGAGGTTGCCATGCTGGTCGGAGACATTCTGCGCAAGAAGACGCCGCGCGTTGTCACGGTGCGAATGAACGAAACGGTGGGTATCGCCGCCAAGCTGATGCGCGCCAACAACATCAGCGCGCTGGTGGTGAAGGACGTGGTCCGCTCGGAAGGAAACACCGCGGTCGGCATGTTTACCGAGCGTGACGTGGTGCGCGCCGTTGCCGAGCACGGCGCCAATGCCATCAACGTCAAGGTCTCGCAGCTCGTCTCGGTGCAGCAGCTGGTCTCCTGCAGCTCCTCAGACACGATCGAACACGTCCGGCACCTGATGAACCGGAATCACATCCGGCACCTGCCCGTGATCGACGACTACAGCCTCGTCTCCGTCATCAGCATGCGCGACATCGCTGCTGCGGTTGACGAAGCACTCAACGGCACGCCGCAAGCGGCAGCCTAGGCGTCAACTCTCCTGGCTCCCTCTCCCGCTTGCGGGAGAGGGTCGCGGAGAGGGTGTCTCCACCAGGGAGACTCCCCAAGAAGATAGAACCCTCACCCGACGCGCTCGGGACGATGCTTCGCATCGGCTGGGGCGCGCCGACCTCTCCCGCAAGCGGGAGAGGTGCAGAGAACCTGTGGCCTGATCAATCGAACCAGTCGCCCACTTAGTCCCCGCGAGGAATTCATGAAGATCTGCATCTACGGCGCCGGCGCGATCGGCGGATATCTCGGCGTGCAGCTGGCACGCGCAGGCGCCGATGTCAGCCTGGTCGCGCGTGGCGCGCACCTCGCTGCGATGCGCGAGCGTGGCCTGACCCTGCTCGCCGGCGAGGAGACGCACACCGTCCATCCCCGCTGCACCGACAATGCGGCCGAGCTCGGCGTGCAGGACTATGTCATCGTCACGCTGAAGGCGCATTCGATCACCGGCGTGATCGAGAAGATGCAGCCGCTGCTCGGGCCGCACACCCGCCTCGTCACCGCGGTCAACGGCATCCCCTATTGGTACTTCCACAAGCACGGCGGCGCCTACGAGAATTCGACGCTGGAGAGCATCGACCCCGGCGGCCGCCAATGGCGCGAGCTCGGGGCCGAGCGCGCGATCGGCTGCATCGTCTACCCCGCCACCGAGATCGAGGCGCCCGGCGTGATCCGCCACGTCTATGGCAACAACTTCCCGCTCGGCGAACCATCAGGCGAAATCACCGCCGACGTGCAGCGTCTCGCCGACCTGTTCGTCGCGGCCGGCCTGAAGGCCCCGGTGCTCGACCGCATCCGCGACGAGATCTGGCTGAAGCTCTGGGGCAACGTCTGCTTCAACCCGATCAGCGCGCTGACCCACGCAACGCTCGACGTGATCTGCACGGATCCGTCGACGCGGGCGCTGTCACGCGCGATCATGATGGAGACGCAAGCCATCGCCGAAACCTTCGGCGTCAAGTTCCGCGTCGATGTCGAGCGTCGCATCGAGGGCGCCCGCAAGGTCGGCGCGCACAAGACGTCGATGCTGCAGGATCTCGAGCGCGGCCGCCCGATGGAGATCGACCCGCTCGTCACCGTCGTGCAGGAGATGGGCCGCCTCACCAGGATCCCGACGCCTGCGCTCGACTCGGTGCTGGCGATGGTGACCCAGCGCGCGCGCATCGCCGGTCTCTATGACGGCGTTTCGGCGCCATCGGATCCTCGCGCGCTGGCGGTGGCATGATGAGCACCGAGACGACAAAATGGCTGCGCTTTCGCCACGCCGGCACCACCGGCTTCGGCACGCTGACGGCGTCGGGCATCAGCGTGCATGAGGGCGAGATGTTCGGCCGGAGCGCGGCGACCGGCAGAACGCTTGCGCTGTCTGAGGTCGAGCTGCTCGCTCCTTGCGCGCCCAGCAAGATCGTCGCGCTCTGGAATAATTTTCATGCGCTCGCCGCAAAGCTCAATCAGCCCGAGCCGCCTGAGCCGCTCTATCTGCTCAAGGCCACCACCACCATCACGACGCCGGGCGCGGTGATCCGCCGTCCTTCCTACTACGACGGCAAGACCACCTATGAGGGCGAACTCGGCATCGTCATCGGCAAGACCTGCGCCCGCGTCTCGCCTGATGAGGCCGACCGCTTCATCTTCGGCTACACCTGCGTCAACGACATCACCGCCAACGACATCCTGACCAGCAACCCCACCTTTCCGCAATGGGCCCGCGCCAAGGGCATCGACGATTACGGTCCGTTCGGGCCCGTCATCGCCACCGGCCTCGATCCGGCCAAGCTCACGGTCCGGACCATTCTCAACGGCGCCGAGCGGCAGAACTATCCGATCTCCGACATGATCTTTTCCGCGCAAGCCCTGGTCAGCAAAATCTCCCACGACATGACCCTGCTCCCCGGCGACCTCATCGCGGTCGGCACCTCGGTCGGCGTCGGCGTGATGAAGGAGCCGGTGAACATTGTGACGGTGGCGATCGACGGCATCGGCGAGCTGACCAACGAGTTCAGGCTGTAAGCACCGCCGTCATTCCGGGGCGCGACGAAGTCGCGAGCCCGGAATCCATTTCGCCATCGTCTCTAATGCTTGATGGATTCCGGGCTCGGCGCTTCGCGCCGCCCTCGGAATGACGACGGAGGGGGTTCCTGCCCCCTCCCGAAATTTCGGAAAGCCCACTCCGCTTCTTCCCCGCCCTACACCAGCCCGCCAACGCCTCCGCCTGTGGATCGCGCTTTCCGATGCGACCGACAGCCCGCGCGCCCCTTGATCTCGGTTCCGCTCTCCAATAGCAATTATGGCGAAAATGTGCGCGGGCGTGAGGGCGTCGCCATGTGGCTGTTTTTCCTGATTGCCTGGTCTGTCCTGCTCGCCGCTATCGCGTTTCTCGCCCCGCAGGCGTTCGGATACGACATCACCCATTTGCCGGCCGCCTTCATCGCCCTGCCGATGCCGCAGCGCATCGCGGCCGGCGCGCTTCTGGTGGCCGGGCTGGCGCTGATCGGCGCCTCGGCCTTTCGGCTCTCGCGCCAGGACCGGCGCCTCGACAGCTTGCGCGACCGTCTCAAGAAGACCCGGGAGGACGTCGTCGTCGCGCACGCCCTGCAAAATCATCTCGACGCCACCGTCCAGCATTTGATCGAGAGCGATCCCAGGGAGGCTGTCTCCGCACTGCACGACAAGCTCGGCGAGACCGAGCAGCGCGCGTTGCTGCAGCAGGGCCGCAACCAGTCCACCGACATGCACGACCAACTCGCCGAGATCCGCCGACGCCAGCAGTCGGTGCGCGAGATGGTCGGCAAGGTCGCCGATCAGCGCCGCGCGGTCGAGCCCGTCTTCACCGAGATCCGCGATCGCCAGAACCAGCTCGAACGCGCGCTGCTCGACTTAGAGACCGACGATCGCAAGAACAATCTTGCCGACCGGCTCAAGGACATCGGCCGCGACGTATCGGCACTGCTATCCAGGGTCAACGCGGTGCAGGACACCTTCGCGACGCTCAACCAGTACAGGGAAGATCTGGCGAAATCCCATGCCGAGCTGGCGCCGCTGCGCTCCTCCGATGCCGGCATCAATGCGTTGATCGGCGAGCTCGGCCTCAGCCATGAGCGCCTCGCCAAGACCGTCGACGAGCTCGAGACCGGCGGCGAGGCGCCGCTCAGCGCACGCGTCGAGACGCTCTCGAAAAACAAGGATGAGATCGAGCAGCGCCTCGCCCGCATCGACGACAGCGCCAACATCCTGAAAAGCATCCGGCTCGATTTCGAGGAGCTCGGCCAGCGCCAGGCCCAGCTCGAACGCGCGCTCACCGAAGTCGAGACCGACCCTGACGGCAAGACCCTCGTCGATCGCCAGAATGCACTGAACGATTTCGTCCTGCAGTCGCGCCGGCGTCTGGCTGTCTTGCAGGAGACGCTGGCGACGCTGAACACCTTCAAGGCGGAGCTGTCGAAATCGCAGGCCGATCTCGTGCCGCTGAAGGCGCCGGTGTTCGGCATCGAGGCCATGATCACCGAGGTCAGCTCGACCCGCGATCTCCTCGCCAGGACCGTCGGCGAGATCGAGGCGAGCGGCGACGTCACCCTCGCCTCGCGCGTCGATGCGCTGACCAAGAGCAAGCGCGAAGTCGAAGACCGCCTCGCCCGCGTCTTCGACAATTTCAACGCGCTCGACGCCTTGCGCAAGGACATCGGCGGCATTTTCTCGACGATCAGGAATAGCTTGAACCGGATCGGGTAAGCCGGTTCGAACCGGGACTGATCTGCCTGCGACTATCAGCACATGCGCTTCATCCTCGGTTTCCTCTCCGGCCTGCTCGGCGCACTCGCCGGCTGGTCCGCCTTGGCTGCCCTGGTGGTCATGCTGGCGGGCCCGGACCGCGATGGCGGCATCGCCATGGGCGCTTTCTTCGACATCGGTCCGATCGGCGGCGTGGTCGGCCTGGTCGCCGGCATCTGGCTGTTCGTGCGCTTCGGTCTGGTCCGAAATGTTGCGCCGGAGCCCGTCACGGAAGCCCACGAGGCCGCGCCTCCTCGCGCCACGCGGCTGTCCTTCCCGTTCGCCATCACCGTGCTGCTCGTCGTGGCCGGGCTCGGCTATTGGGGATGGTACGAGTTGATCCGCTCGCCCAATCTGAGCCACGGCTTCATGACGCTCCAGGTCGAGTTTCGACTTCCCCCCGGCATGAGCTTGCCGGACCAGGAGGAAGACGTGCATATCGAAGTCGAGGAAGCGACGGGTTATGCCAACGCCATGTTGCCGCCGAACTGGCGCGCGCATGACGGTGACCGCAAAGCGATCATTTCGACAGTTTCGCTGATGTACAAGACGCGCCACCGCGCCGTCAGCCTGACGCTGCCTGATGTGCCGACGCAGCGCTGGTCGATCGATCTTCCGTCCGACCCGGATCCCACGCCCGGCTTCTCGCCGTGGCGCACCGCAAGCGAACCGTCGCCAGCAAGGATCGAGATGCATTTTCGGCTGAGTGCCGATCGCTGACGATCAGCGCGGCGCGCCGAAACATTTCGACACGCATCACATCTGCGCGCGCCCAACAGATGCCGCCAACATGTCGCTGATGTGCCGCAACTTGGTCGCATTCGGCCGCCCATGTGGGAGGCGTGTCTGGGGGCACGGCTCAGCCGTGTTTGGACCAAACCTGCTAGGGGTATGACTGTGAAGAAGATTGTATTTGTTCTGGGTGCGACGCTTGCTCTGGTGACGGCTGCAAACGCCGCGGACCTGCCGCGCCGCCAGCCCGTGCCGGTGTATCCGGCCGAGCAGGCTCCGATCGGCAAGATGCCCATCGGCAAGGGCCCGGTTGGCAAGGCCCCGATCGGCAAGGCGCCCAGCCCGGTCGCTGCGCGCTACTGAGGCGCCAGCGAACGAAGCGGCCGACAGTCGAAGGGGCATTGCGTGACGAACAAACCTGATCGATCGGGATCCTGCATCCTTGCGGGCCTCGCGCTCGCGACCATGCTCGCATGCACGATGACCTCGGCTTCGGCACACGAGTCGAACAAGCGCATGGCCGACGCCAGTGCGCTTGTGTCGACCGACACCGCATCGCGCGCCACACCGCAGGCGATGCGGCGCTCGGTCACGCGGGCGGAGAAAGGCCCCTACTACGTCGACTTCCGCGCGCGGACG
This genomic interval from Bradyrhizobium guangzhouense contains the following:
- a CDS encoding branched-chain amino acid ABC transporter permease, translating into MMDLDTTKPKRIFRIATADALSRPAAGLACIVLLVLVLLPTFAGRNLIQDLIFLFYMLALAQCWNLLAGYAGLISVGQQAFVGLGGYVLFALTLVAGFNPLLAIPVAGIVSAALALPTALIVFRLRGAYFAIGTWVVAEVYRLGFAQVKALGGGTGTSLTPSVTSSVPGIEWIKTLLDVRTPAARDIASYWLALALVVGTLAFVYLLLRSRHGLALGAIRDREAAAASLGVDITRIKLAVYVATAAVTGMIGALIYLQKARISPDAAFSVLDWTAYVIFITVIGGIGTIEGPIIGAVVFYLVQRYLADFGAWYLILLGTLGILVMLFAPRGLWGLLSGRYDLTLFPTRRRLETSQTNEDQS
- a CDS encoding 2-dehydropantoate 2-reductase, translated to MKICIYGAGAIGGYLGVQLARAGADVSLVARGAHLAAMRERGLTLLAGEETHTVHPRCTDNAAELGVQDYVIVTLKAHSITGVIEKMQPLLGPHTRLVTAVNGIPYWYFHKHGGAYENSTLESIDPGGRQWRELGAERAIGCIVYPATEIEAPGVIRHVYGNNFPLGEPSGEITADVQRLADLFVAAGLKAPVLDRIRDEIWLKLWGNVCFNPISALTHATLDVICTDPSTRALSRAIMMETQAIAETFGVKFRVDVERRIEGARKVGAHKTSMLQDLERGRPMEIDPLVTVVQEMGRLTRIPTPALDSVLAMVTQRARIAGLYDGVSAPSDPRALAVA
- a CDS encoding CBS domain-containing protein gives rise to the protein MLVGDILRKKTPRVVTVRMNETVGIAAKLMRANNISALVVKDVVRSEGNTAVGMFTERDVVRAVAEHGANAINVKVSQLVSVQQLVSCSSSDTIEHVRHLMNRNHIRHLPVIDDYSLVSVISMRDIAAAVDEALNGTPQAAA
- the oxlT gene encoding oxalate/formate MFS antiporter, which translates into the protein MMSSTDGAVTAAPLRTGFRWLQLAMGIVCMAMIANLQYGWTLFVDPIDAKYHWGRAAIQLAFTIFVVTETWLVPVEAWFVDKYGPRIVIMFGGVMIALSWLLNSYADSLPLLYTAAVVGGIGAGAVYGTCVGNALKWFPDRRGLAAGATAAGFGAGAALTVVPIAAMIASSGYQHAFLTFGIGQGVIVFVLAFFIQPPRLSIPPKKKQLNLPQTKIDFTPPQVLRAPIFWVMYLVFVMVASGGLMTAAQIAPIAHDFKIATTPVSLAGFQMAALTFAISLDRIFDGFGRPFFGFVSDTIGRENTMFIAFGTAALMLLTLSAYGHVPIVFVLATAVYFGVFGEIYSLFPATCGDTFGSKFATTNNGMLYTAKGTASLLVPLASVISSAYGWKAVFVVAVALNATAALMALFVIKPLRRSFILGNEAESTSPATANAETRAKTGTA
- the oxlT gene encoding oxalate/formate MFS antiporter, giving the protein MTDMVQATSGPSAARVSDTYRWAQLAIGVAAMVMIANYQYGWTFFVPDIQKTFGWDRASIQWAFTLFVLFETWLVPVEGWFVDKYGPRIVVLVGGVLCAIGWAVNAQATTLNGYYLGMIIAGIGAGGVYGTCVGNALKWFPDKRGLAAGITAAGFGAGSALTVAPIQAMIKDSGFQTTFLYFGLGQGIIICILAFFLLAPKPGQVPNVVANAALAQSRRNYQPTEVLRQPIFWLMYFMFVIVGAGGLMVTANLKPIAVDWKVDAVPVTLIGMTMTAVTFAATIDRVLNGLTRPFFGWISDMIGRENTMFIAFGMEGVGIWMLYLWGHDPIWFVILSGFVFFAWGEIYSLFPSTCTDTFGAKFATTNAGLLYTAKGTAALLVPLANYVQQSSGHWDNVFILAAGANILASLLALVVLKPWRKAVVAHSTI
- a CDS encoding fumarylacetoacetate hydrolase family protein, translating into MMSTETTKWLRFRHAGTTGFGTLTASGISVHEGEMFGRSAATGRTLALSEVELLAPCAPSKIVALWNNFHALAAKLNQPEPPEPLYLLKATTTITTPGAVIRRPSYYDGKTTYEGELGIVIGKTCARVSPDEADRFIFGYTCVNDITANDILTSNPTFPQWARAKGIDDYGPFGPVIATGLDPAKLTVRTILNGAERQNYPISDMIFSAQALVSKISHDMTLLPGDLIAVGTSVGVGVMKEPVNIVTVAIDGIGELTNEFRL